The sequence TCCAGGCCGAGGACGCCAAGCGCCAGGAGCTGACGGCGTCGATGGCGGGAGGCCGTCCGGGCCGTGACATGCGTCAGCAGATGCGCGACCTGCGCACGCAGACGGACACGGAGATGCAGAAGGTGCTCAGCGCGGAGCAGCTGACGCAGTACCAGGAGATGCGCCGCGAGGACATGGGCGGCGGGCGCGGTGGCGGTCCCCGAGGCGGCCCGATGGGCACCGGGGCCGGCTGGGAAGCGCGCGGCACGCCCGGGCAGTAGCGGCTTTCAGCCCAGGCGCAGGACGTCTTCGACATCGAAGGCGTCCGCCAGGGCCACCGAAGCGGTGCACAGCAGCACGGGGACCCGAGAGGACGCCGCGCGAGCGGATTGGACCCGGTTCCAGACGGCGTTCGAGGGAAGGTCGGTGTCCCGTTCCTCCAGGAAGAGGAACGGGGCGTCCGCGTCGAAGCCCTCCGCGGGCTGGACGCGGAAGCCGCGCAGGAAGCCATTCATCGTCCGCGAAGCACGGTCGATGAGCTCCCCCAGCCACGCCGCTTCGCTGTCACCCATGCGGACGGTGGGCCCGGGAGGGAAGGTGGAGAGGAAGGCCTCGTCGCGGAACGCGCCGGGTTCCACGAAGGGGACGCCGATACCCGCGGACAGGTCCAGGTCCTCGCGGACGACGCGCCAGCGTCCATCCGGGAAGCGCCGCAGCTCCACGGTGTACGTGTCGTCCTGGACGCCCAGCGCCAGCGAAACGGGACCCTCCACCGCGTCCAGCACCCGTGACTGCTGGAGCTGACCGTGTGCCAGGTCGCGTAGCAGCGTGAAGAAGACCACCAGGTCCCGAGTGGCCAAGCCTTCCTCATCCAGGAGCACCGTCAGCCCCCGGCGCCGAGGCACGACGTCGCGAAGCGACCGGAAGCCCGTGGCCTCGATGCGCGTGAACCGGAGGGACATGGGCGGCGAGCCTACGCCAGTGCGTAGAGATACGAACGCCGCGAAGCTCCTTCGAGAGCTCCGCGGCGTGCGCAAGACACAGGTGCTCCCGGCGGCTACTTGCCGAAGATGCCCCGGAGCTTCTTCTTCGCCTCTTCCTCGGCGCGCTGCTTCGCCTTCTCCTGCTCGGCGCGGGCCTGGTCCTCCAGCTTCTTCTTCTCCTCGTTGGCGCGCGCCTCCAGCTCCTGGCGCTTCGCCTCCGCTTCGGCCTTGGCCTTGTCCTGGCCTCCCGTGATGACGTCCTGCACGGCCTTGCCCTTCTCACCCAGCACGCCGCTCAGCGCCGCCCCTCCGGCCAGCTTCAGGATGGTCGTCGCCGCCGGCTTCACGTCGATGCCCGTCACCTCCGGGCTCCACGCCTTGCCGGTGATCTTCAGCCCCACCGGGATGGCCTCCGTCGGCGTCACCTTGCCCACCGTCAGCGTCTTGATGGTCGCCGGCGTCAGCGACACGCCGCCCGTCAAATCCAGCGTGCCGTTCAGCCCGATGCCGCCGTCGAAGCTCATCGCCGCCTCCGGCCGCGTCCAGGTGATGGGCTTGCTCAGCTGCGCCACGCCGTTCTTGATGGTCACGCTGAAGGGCAGGTCCCCACCCAGCGACGTCACGTCGCCGCTCTTGAGCGCCTTCGCGAAGGGAATCGCCTTGGCCAGCGGCCCCGTCACCGACGACACCAGGTCCTTGCCCAGGAACGTGCCCTCCAGCAGGTTGCCGTTGATGCCGCCCAGCAGCGTCTGCTGCAGCTTCTCCGGCGTGTAGCCCACGCCCTGCACGTCCACGTTGCCGTTGAACTTGCCCGTCAGCACCTGCTTCGGCGTGCGCGCCGCCAGCGCCTGCGCCACCTCCAGGCCCTGCACCTGCACCTTCGCCGTGAAGGGCCGGGCCTCCGGCGCGGGCCCCAGGCGGATGGTCGTCCCGTCCGCCACCACCTTGCCGCCGTAGATGCCCGAGGAGAACTTCTCCACCGTGATGAGGTCGTCCACCATCTTCACCACGCCCGTCACGTTGGACAGGTCCATCGCCGTGTAGCGCAGCGACGTGACGGCGAACTGGACGTCACCCCGGTAGCCGTTGAAGCGCGTGGGCTCCACCGGCGGCTCCGGAGGCGGCTTGCCGCCCGTGCGCGCCAGCACCTCCTCCTCGCTCATCAACAACTTCTCCGCATCCAGTCGCGCGGCCTTCACGTCCGCCTTGAACGTCGTCGTCGCCTTCTTGCCCGTGCCCGCCAGCGCCACCGTGGCGGTGCCCGTCACCGTGTCCTCCAGCGCGCCCAGGCTCATGCGGGTGACGTTCACCGTCATCCCGCTGCCCGTCTTCGCCGGCGCGTACGTGCCCGCCGCCGCGACCTCCAGCCGCTGCCCCGGCGCCTTGTTCACCAGCAGGCCCGGCCGCATGTCCACGCCGTTCAGGTCCGCCTTCGCGTCGAAGTGGAGCGCGCCGCCGCTCGCCGCCGCGCCCGTCACCTTCGCGTTCAGCTTCATCGCGCCGCCCGCGTCCTTCGACAGTTGATCCGGCACGCGCAGCCGCACCGGCGTCAGGTCCACCGCGATGTTGAGGGCCTGCGCCTCCTGCGTGCCGCTGCCGCGCACGTCCAGGCCAATGGGGCCGGCGATCATCCCGTTGAGCTGCTTGCGCAGGGGCGGGTAGTACTCGGCGATGACAGCGGGGTCCAGGTTGCGGCCCACCAGCTCGAAGCCCTCCACCGCGGGCTTGTCCGTGAGCAGCCCCTTCACCTTGCCCTTGCCCGTGATGGCCGCGGGGCCCAGGTCCAGCTTCAGCTTGTCCAGCGCCAGGTCACCCGTGGCCATGTCGCCCGTCACGTCCGTGTCGAGCACCACGTCCAGCGCCTTGCCGCCCTCCGAGCCCGCGAACTTCATCCCCAGCGCCTTGATGATGCCCACCACCTTCGTGGGCCCCTTGCCGCCGGGCACCGCGCCGCCCAGGTCCGCCTTCCAGTCCGCGTCCAGCGTGCCCGCCTGCAGCCCCACGTCCGGGGGCAGGAACGGCCCCAGCGGCGACAGGTCGATGTGCTCCGCCTTCAGCGTCACCTGCTCCGGCGTGGGGACGAGCGTCGCCGGCAGCGGCGCCGCCGCGAGCGTCATCTTGAGGTTCTGCTTCTCCGCGAGCACCGCGGCCGCCAGGTCCACCTTCAGGGGCTGGCCCACGCGCAGGTCCTTCACCTCGATGTCCAGGTCCTTCACCGCCAGCTCGCGCGCCTTGTCGCCGCTCGCGCGGTCCACGAAGCGGATGACGCCGTCGGTGAGCGCCGCGCGCTCCACGTGCACGCCCGACAGGTCGGTGGGCCGCGCCTCCTCCTCCGGCGTCTGTTCCTTGGGCTGCTGCGCGGCCAGCTTCTCCTGGAGCCGCTGCACGTTGGTGGTGCCGTCAGGCAGGCGGATGACGTTCACGGTGAGCCCGGACACCTCCGCGTTCTTCACGCGGATGTCCTGGCCCTTCGACGTGAGCAGCGGCATCGCCGCCACGCTCACCGTCACGTCCTTCACCTCCGCGAGCGCCAGCTCCTCGCCCTCGGCGGGGCCCACGGTGACGTTCTCAATCTTCGCGCCCACGTAGGGAAAGAGCTTGGTGGAGATGTCGCCAATCTCGATGGGGCGCCCCAGCTTCTGCGAGTACGTCGCGGCCTGGTCGCGCGCCGTCTTCAGCAGGATGGCGTCCAGGCGCCACAGCACCACCGCCACGATGGCAATCAGGAGGACGAGGATGCCTCCCAGCACATACGGCCAACGCCTCTTCTTCACAGCCGCCACGGTTCCTCCTCCGTCGGGAGAGCGGTCGAACGCTTAGCGCAGCGCCAAGGGGGCCGCACCTCCCATGCACACGGGGAGGTTGTAAGCGTGACGGTCAACGCCGGGGGAAAAGTCACGCTCCCGTCGACCCTTGCATCTAGGCACGATGGGGCCTCCCAGGAAGGGGTGGGGGAGCTTTCAGGGAATCATGGGATTGAAACGGCGTGCTACAGGTCGATGACCTCCGGCTCCGTCCCGGACCCGGGCGGTGCGTCCCCCTGGCCCTCCAGCAGGAAGCCCCAGGGCGCGTAGACGTTTCCGCCGGTGAAGGCGTCCACGTAGAGCACCACCGGCGTCTCCAGCCCGTCGTACGTCACCTCGAAGATGGACAGCCGGCCCTGGCCCTGAGCCTGGCCGTCCACCTGGGTGAACTCGCAGCAGTCCCCCATGCGGCGCCACGCCACCGGCTGTCCTTGCGGCCCGCGCAGCAGCCTGAAGTAC comes from Corallococcus macrosporus and encodes:
- a CDS encoding fibril protein, yielding MSLFRCIPAAVLLLTACASPGTSMQEVMRRTEPLMPKRPDPLTYGTRPENPVRVGWGDKGVMAYFRLLRGPQGQPVAWRRMGDCCEFTQVDGQAQGQGRLSIFEVTYDGLETPVVLYVDAFTGGNVYAPWGFLLEGQGDAPPGSGTEPEVIDL
- a CDS encoding AsmA family protein gives rise to the protein MAAVKKRRWPYVLGGILVLLIAIVAVVLWRLDAILLKTARDQAATYSQKLGRPIEIGDISTKLFPYVGAKIENVTVGPAEGEELALAEVKDVTVSVAAMPLLTSKGQDIRVKNAEVSGLTVNVIRLPDGTTNVQRLQEKLAAQQPKEQTPEEEARPTDLSGVHVERAALTDGVIRFVDRASGDKARELAVKDLDIEVKDLRVGQPLKVDLAAAVLAEKQNLKMTLAAAPLPATLVPTPEQVTLKAEHIDLSPLGPFLPPDVGLQAGTLDADWKADLGGAVPGGKGPTKVVGIIKALGMKFAGSEGGKALDVVLDTDVTGDMATGDLALDKLKLDLGPAAITGKGKVKGLLTDKPAVEGFELVGRNLDPAVIAEYYPPLRKQLNGMIAGPIGLDVRGSGTQEAQALNIAVDLTPVRLRVPDQLSKDAGGAMKLNAKVTGAAASGGALHFDAKADLNGVDMRPGLLVNKAPGQRLEVAAAGTYAPAKTGSGMTVNVTRMSLGALEDTVTGTATVALAGTGKKATTTFKADVKAARLDAEKLLMSEEEVLARTGGKPPPEPPVEPTRFNGYRGDVQFAVTSLRYTAMDLSNVTGVVKMVDDLITVEKFSSGIYGGKVVADGTTIRLGPAPEARPFTAKVQVQGLEVAQALAARTPKQVLTGKFNGNVDVQGVGYTPEKLQQTLLGGINGNLLEGTFLGKDLVSSVTGPLAKAIPFAKALKSGDVTSLGGDLPFSVTIKNGVAQLSKPITWTRPEAAMSFDGGIGLNGTLDLTGGVSLTPATIKTLTVGKVTPTEAIPVGLKITGKAWSPEVTGIDVKPAATTILKLAGGAALSGVLGEKGKAVQDVITGGQDKAKAEAEAKRQELEARANEEKKKLEDQARAEQEKAKQRAEEEAKKKLRGIFGK